The region ACTCCGCGGTCACGGCCGGGCGCCCAAAGGACCGCGCCACCACGAGATCCACCGCGCCCCGGAGCTCCGGGTCTCGCGCCAGGTGCTCCGCTCGCCCACATCGAACGCTGATCCGGGCCTGGAGACCCAGGCGAGCGACTGCCGTCTCGAGGAACGCGCAACGCCGGCGCTGCGATTCGAGCAGGACCCCTCGAGCCAGAGTCCACTGCACCGCGAGCACGAGGCCGGGCACGCCACCTCCGGATCCCAGATCGAGGAAGGTGCCGTCGAAAGTGCCGATGGCGTCAGCCAGGCTCGCGCTGTGGGCGAGATGG is a window of Acidimicrobiia bacterium DNA encoding:
- a CDS encoding RsmG family class I SAM-dependent methyltransferase → MLEDARTRGYLGPEPVERHLAHSASLADAIGTFDGTFLDLGSGGGVPGLVLAVQWTLARGVLLESQRRRCAFLETAVARLGLQARISVRCGRAEHLARDPELRGAVDLVVARSFGRPAVTAECAVGFLGAGGLLVVSEPPEGTADQGGRWPEEGLGELGLGPAVPVRAGSAGVVVMVAQGAPDNRWPRRDGRPAKSPRW